DNA sequence from the Sulfurimonas sediminis genome:
TCTTATGAAAAGAGCTGGTTTTACAATGATCGAATTGATCTTCGTTATCGTTATTTTAGGTATTTTGGCAGCAGTTGCCATTCCAAAACTTGCAGCGACGCGTACGGATGCACAAGTTGCAAAAATCTCTACAGAAGCAGCAACACTTGTAAGTGAATTAGGTACTTTCTATACTGCACAAGGTACTTTTGAAGGTAAAAATAGTGCAGATATAACAAATATATCACTTAAAACGTCTGATGATAATATTCAAAATAACGATACTATTGTTTTAGGTGATGATAACAATAATACGTGTTTAACAATTACATTTAATAATGCTAGTGATGGAAATATAACAGTAAGTGCAGATGATGCCAATGGAACAGTTTGTAATGCTGTGAAAGAAGCGACTGCAGATTTACAAAAAACATATAACTTTGGTGGGTCAAACGTAGCTTACTAAAGTACTTTGTTGCATCTTCAAAAAAGGTGCAACAAATAACTCCTTTCTAAAACTTCTTCTTTTACACCCCAATCCTAAAAAAACAGGAATTTAAAAGAAGAACAATAATTGCTTAAACTCTAAAAAACTAAAGTGATTACATATGGCAACAAAAACAAGAGAAAAATTAGCGAAAAAGCGTTCTATAAGAGGGTATGCAGATCAAGCCCAATCAAATCAACTTTTAAAATTGTTTTCAGAGGTGACAGACTATCGGAAACCTCAAGGTAAAAGACACCGACTAGAACATATTTTATATCTTTCAGTATTGGCTGGATTGATGGGAGCAACTGACTATAAGCAAATATCTATTTGGATAGAGAAGCATATTCAAAAAGAACAAGTTAAAAGATTATTAGGTGTAGAGTTTATATTAACACCAAAGAAAAGTTTGGTTTCTGATGTGTTAGCGAAAGTTGATAGCCAAGAAGTTGAAGTTGTTTTTA
Encoded proteins:
- a CDS encoding ISAs1 family transposase → MATKTREKLAKKRSIRGYADQAQSNQLLKLFSEVTDYRKPQGKRHRLEHILYLSVLAGLMGATDYKQISIWIEKHIQKEQVKRLLGVEFILTPKKSLVSDVLAKVDSQEVEVVFRKWIRTYVDTRGKHLSVDGKVMNGSKYKDKRSIEVVGAVLSEIGVIIAHQQIAEKSNEIPALQAMIGELGDEFIFTFDAMNTQKNS
- a CDS encoding type II secretion system protein; translation: MKRAGFTMIELIFVIVILGILAAVAIPKLAATRTDAQVAKISTEAATLVSELGTFYTAQGTFEGKNSADITNISLKTSDDNIQNNDTIVLGDDNNNTCLTITFNNASDGNITVSADDANGTVCNAVKEATADLQKTYNFGGSNVAY